One region of Wyeomyia smithii strain HCP4-BCI-WySm-NY-G18 chromosome 3, ASM2978416v1, whole genome shotgun sequence genomic DNA includes:
- the LOC129732167 gene encoding uncharacterized protein LOC129732167 has protein sequence MTMSVERRSQGTMPLAPKIWTRDEIFTFLDIFESTFHASVSDPFDSESDMWECISEKLQTAGCIVSPQHCQSKWNLLYKTFTQAPNRQSVFYPKIKQIVEFSQQISEDQSEESSPAECKKIEEIDQYEIITSDIRPEDFNSIEGMSEDNDQCTDKSKNLEERLETEKITNTSSSHLETTRENLFPIVSSETINSDNDNSRVDAFECKCSSKHCVNNLGKMLKDIFTKLDAIHNEQIGLKNRLTAVEKLQSENNKLLFEIKTSSESKKAQ, from the exons atgacaatgaGCGTTGAACGTCGCTCTCAG GGGACAATGCCGTTGGCGCCGAAGATTTGGACACGTGATGAAATTTTTACgtttttagacatttttgagtCCACATTTCACGCTTCGGTATCCGATCCTTTCGATTCCGAATCGGACATGTGGGAATGCATTTCAGAAAAACTACAGACTGCAGGCTGCATCGTTTCGCCTCAACATTGTCAGAGTAAGTGGAACCTTCTCTACAAAACATTCACACAGGCTCCGAATAGGCAGAGTGTATTTTACCCAAAAATCAAGCAGATTGTTGAGTTTTCTCAGCAAATAAGCGAAGATCAAAGTGAAGAGTCGTCTCCTGCTGAGTGTAAAAAGATTGAAGAGATCGATCAGTATGAAATAATTACTTCTGACATAAGGCCCGAAGATTTCAATTCAATAGAAGGGATGAGTGAAGACAACGACCAATGCACTGATAAATCTAAAAATTTGGAAGAGCgattagaaactgaaaaaataacGAATACTAGCAGTAGCCACTTAGAAACAACAAGAGAAAATTTGTTTCCAATAGTATCGTCTGAAACAATCAATAGCGATAACGACAATAGTAGGGTAGACGCATTTGAATGCAAATGCTCTTCCAAACACTGCGTAAATAATCTAGGAAAAATGTTGAAAGATATTTTCACCAAGTTAGATGCTATTCATAACGAACAGATTGGCTTGAAAAATCGCTTGACGGCAGTAGAGAaattacaatctgaaaacaacaaATTATTGTTCGAAATAAAAACTTCAAGTGAGTCCAAAAAAGCACAATAG
- the LOC129732164 gene encoding integrator complex subunit 11, whose translation MPDIKITPLGAGQDVGRSCILLSMGGKNIMLDCGMHMGYNDERRFPDFSFIVPEGPITNNIDCVIISHFHLDHCGALPYMTEMVGYTGPIYMTHPTKAIAPILLEDMRKVAVERKGESNFFTTQMIKDCMKKVIAVTLHQSVMVDNELEIKAYYAGHVLGAAMFWIRVGSQSVVYTGDYNMTPDRHLGAAWIDKCKPDLLISESTYATTIRDSKRCRERDFLKKVHECVAKGGKVLIPVFALGRAQELCILLETYWERMNLKYPVYFAVGLTEKANNYYKMFITWTNQKIRKTFVQRNMFDFKHIKPFDKGYIDNPGAMVVFATPGMLHAGLSLQIFKKWAPNENNMVIMPGYCVQGTVGHKILGGAKKVEFENRQVVEVKMSVEYMSFSAHADAKGIMQLIQYCEPKNVMLVHGEAVKMEFLRDKIKEEFQIDCFTPANGETCVISTPIKIPVEASLSILKDEAKKYNTEPPDPKRRRVIHGLLVMKDNKISLMSIDEIFNECGINRHVIRFISKVKVDDPGPAPRTIEKLYNLLNERLSGWSVTLSENGSINVESVNIKIESEEQISGPPGTSGTATSSAALMNTNAHKICSVSWINQDEDLGSYILGLLQSL comes from the exons ATGCCGGATATAAAAATTACACCGCTCGGTGCGGGGCAGGATGTTGGTCGCAGTTGTATTTTGCTTTCGATGGGAGGTAAAAATATTATGCTTGATTGCGGTATGCACATGGGTTACAACGATGAGCGCCGCTTCCCGGATTTTTCGTTTATTGTTCCGGAAGGACCCATAACGAACAACATTGATTGCGTGATAATTTCTCACTTCCATCTGGATCACTGCGGGGCTCTTCCTTACATGACCGAGATGGTAGGCTATACGGGACCTATTTATATGACTCATCCGACGAAAGCGATTGCACCGATCCTTCTCGAGGATATGCGAAAAGTGGCGGTAGAACGTAAAGGCGAAAGTAACTTTTTCACAACGCAAATGATCAAGGATTGTATGAAAAAAGTTATTGCGGTAACATTACATCAGAGTGTAATGGTAGACAACGAGTTGGAGATCAAGGCCTATTATGCTGGACATGTATTGGGAGCTGCCATGTTCTGGATCCGCGTTGGCTCGCAGTCTGTCGTGTACACGGGAGATTACAATATGACACCAGATCGGCATCTTGGAGCGGCTTGGATCGACAAATGTAAACCAGACTTGCTCATCTCAGAAAGTACCTATGCAACCACCATTCGAGATTCAAAACGATGTCGTGAACGAGATTTCCTAAAAAAA GTACACGAATGCGTAGCAAAAGGTGGGAAGGTCCTAATTCCAGTTTTCGCTCTGGGGCGAGCACAAGAGCTTTGCATTTTGTTGGAGACATACTGGGAACGGATGAACTTGAAGTACCCAGTTTACTTCGCCGTCGGACTGACGGAGAAGGCCAACAACTACTACAAGATGTTCATCACATGGACCAATCAAAAAATCCGAAAAACTTTTGTACAAAGAAATATGTTCGATTTCAAGCATATTAAACCATTTGATAAGGGCTACATTGATAATCCCGGAGCAATGGTAGTTTTTGCAACACCGGGAATGTTACATGCTGGACTTTCGCtccagattttcaaaaaatgggcCCCCAATGAAAACAATATGGTTATTATGCCAGGATACTGTGTGCAGGGAACAGTTGGTCACAAAATACTCGGTGGAGCAAAGAAAGTAGAGTTCGAAAACCGCCAGGTGGTGGAAGTGAAAATGTCCGTCGAATATATGAGCTTTAGTGCTCATGCAGATGCCAAAGGTATCATGCAATTGATTCAGTATTGTGAGCCCAAAAATGTAATGCTTGTACACGGAGAAGCCGTCAAAATGGAGTTCTTACGAGATAAGATTAAGGAGGAATTTCAAATCGATTGTTTCACCCCAGCAAACGGAGAAACATGCGTGATAAGCACTCCGATCAAAATTCCTGTAGAAGCCTCGCTTTCGATTCTGAAGGATGAGGCCAAGAAATACAACACGGAGCCTCCAGATCCGAAACGCAGAAGAGTTATTCACGGACTGCTAGTGATGAAGGACAACAAAATTTCCCTGATGAGCATTGATGAAATTTTTAATGAATGTGGTATCAATAGACACGTTATAAG GTTCATCTCCAAAGTGAAGGTCGATGACCCTGGTCCAGCACCACGAACAATCGAAAAGCTGTACAATCTGTTAAATGAACGCCTCTCGGGCTGGTCCGTAACGCTTAGCGAAAATGGGTCTATAAATGTAGAATCTGTGAACATCAAAATTGAAAGTGAGGAGCAAATTTCGGGACCTCCTGGAACTTCGGGAACGGCAACCAGTTCGGCGGCGTTGATGAACACCAATGCACACAAAATTTGCAGTGTATCCTGGATTAACCAAGACGAAGATCTTGGCAGTTACATTCTAGGCTTGCTGCAAAGTTTATGA